In the Malassezia vespertilionis chromosome 3, complete sequence genome, one interval contains:
- the prp1 gene encoding U4/U6 x U5 tri-snRNP complex subunit Prp1 (COG:A; EggNog:ENOG503NUH9) gives MAGNTLNKLAFLSMEAPAGYVAGLGRGASGFTTRSDIGPAREGPSAEAIAAAKAKRGEDGDEEEDTERFQDPEEETGLFASAEYDRDDEEADKIWDSVDRQMDERRRKQRKAREKAALEEERAKMPKIQAQFADLKRNLTSVSEEEWAALPEPGNLTGKRRKAASMRESRDDRTFAVPDSVLVSARDQNQVQHEATDVDSGTMSSLTEIGEARNKVFSHKLDEASTGSNIAASGLSSTIDPKGYLTELSGVSVKSNVEIGDIKKARSLLDSVIKTNPKHAPGWIAAARLEEVAGKMAIARKVIAQGCDQCPKSEDVWLESARLNTTENAKVILAQAIQYLSQSVNIWLRAQELENDTNSKRRVLRKALEHIPSSVKLWKELVNLENSPEDARILLTGAVEAIPASIELWLTLARLSSPQEAKSVLNKARRSIPTSHEIWIAAARLIEQMGEPEDRIQRTVSTAVASLHKAGAILTRDQWLREAEQAAREKSPLTCAAIIHATIHMDIDEADRSRIWVEDAQAAWERGMYESARAIFSHALQEFPDALAIWQQAAMLEKQLGDNASLEALLERAVLHCPTAEALWLLYAKEKRSAQDVDGAREILIRAFDHNLGSEAISLAAAELEADYGEEHAASKLLQRARRQVETARVWIKSVQFERNMGHTQQALELVRQGLQQFPKADKLHMLHGQLHEQLAATGDHDAEIRAARDAYAQGRKQVPSSVPLWILSSRLEEREHLAIRARVIMEKARLAHEHSEEIWAEAAAIEMRAGSEAQAKTLLHRALQTNPTSGLLWSELIWTEPKITRKTRAADALRRSGDNAQVICTVARLFWQEGKVAQARSWFEKTVHANRDWGDGWAWWLLFEEEQADNGARVQQLLDTIAKVEPRHGAAWQAVRKEPANTRLDTKAILARVASRLASQNIPK, from the coding sequence ATGGCGGGGAATACGTTAAACAAGCTTGCGTTCCTCTCCATGGAGGCGCCCGCCGGGTACGTCGCTGGCCTTGGGCGAGGCGCGAGTGGATTTACGACGCGCTCGGACATTGGCCCCGCGCGCGAAGGCCCGTCCGCGGAGGCAATTGCAGCCGCGAAGGCAAAGCGTGGCGAAGACggcgacgaagaagaggacACGGAACGGTTCCAGGACCCTGAAGAAGAAACTGGGCTATTTGCTTCTGCAGAGTACGACCGCGATGATGAAGAAGCAGATAAGATATGGGATAGCGTCGACCGCCAGATGGAcgagcggcggcgaaagcagcgcaaagcacgcgaaaaagcagcgctcgaggaagagcgcgccaagatgCCCAAGATCCAAGCACAGTTTGCAGACTTGAAGCGCAACTTGACCAGCGTGAGCGAGGAGGAATGGGCTGCTCTGCCCGAGCCCGGCAACCTTACcggaaagcgccgcaaagccgcgtcgatgcgcgaAAGCCGCGACGATCGGACGTTTGCGGTGCCAGACAGCGTGCTCGTCAGTGCGCGCGACCAAAACCAAGTACAGCACGAGGCTACGGATGTGGATAGCGGCACCATGAGCTCTCTGACTGAAATTGGTGAGGCGCGCAACAAGGTGTTTTCGCAcaagctcgacgaggcgtCCACAGGCAGCAACATTGCCGCATCGGGCCTCTCGTCGACAATTGATCCCAAAGGCTACCTCACCGAGCTTTCTGGTGTCTCGGTCAAGTCCAACGTAGAGATTGGAGACATTAAGAAGGCGCGCAGCCTGCTGGACTCGGTCATCAAGACGAATCCAAAGCACGCGCCTGGCTGgatcgccgccgcgcgtctCGAAGAGGTTGCGGGAAAGATGGCtattgcgcgcaaagtcaTTGCGCAAGGGTGCGACCAGTGCCCCAAAAGCGAGGACGTGTGGCTCGAGAGTGCGCGGCTCAACACCACCGAGAACGCCAAAGTGATTCTCGCGCAAGCGATCCAGTACCTGAGCCAGTCGGTCAACATTtggctgcgcgcgcaggagcTTGAAAACGACACCAacagcaagcgccgcgtcctgcgcAAAGCCCTCGAGCACATCCCCAGCTCGGTCAAACTCTGGAAGGAGTTGGTCAACCTGGAAAACTCACCCGAGgacgcgcgcattctcTTGACCGGCGCCGTCGAAGCCATTCCCGCAAGCATCGAGCTATGGCTAACGCTTGCGCGTCTTTCCAGCCCACAAGAGGCCAAGAGCGTGCTGaacaaggcacgccgctcgaTCCCCACGTCTCACGAGATTTGGatcgccgccgcacgcctCATCGAGCAAATGGGCGAGCCGGAAGAtcgcatccagcgcacggtgAGCACCGCCGTCGCTTCCCTTCATAAAGCCGGCGCGATTTTAACCCGCGACCAGTGGCTCCGCGAAGCGGAGCAAGCCGCACGCGAAAAAAGCCCGCTGACCTGCGCGGCCATCATCCATGCAACGATTCATATGGACATTGACGAGGCGGATCGCAGCAGGATCTGGGTCGAGGATGCACAGGCTGCGTGGGAAAGGGGCATGTACGAaagtgcacgcgcaatcTTCTCGCACGCGCTACAAGAATTTCCCGATGCACTCGCCATCTGGCAGCAGGCTGCCATGCTCGAGAAGCAGCTCGGGGACAATGCGTCGCTTGAGGCGCttttggagcgcgccgtgctccaCTGCCCCACCGCTGAAGCGCTTTGGCTCTTGTACGCCAAGGAAAAACGCTCAGCGCAAGAcgtggacggcgcgcgtgaAATACTCATTCGCGCTTTTGACCACAATCTTGGCTCCGAAGCCATTTCCCTTGCCGCAGCggagctcgaggcggaCTATGGTGAAGAACACGCGGCCTCCAAActgctccagcgcgcgcgccgccaagtTGAAACGGCACGCGTATGGATCAAAAGTGTGCAGTTCGAGCGCAACATGGGCCACACACAGCAAGCACtcgagcttgtgcgccaAGGTTTGCAGCAGTTTCCCAAGGCAGACAAGCTCCATATGCTCCATGGCCAGCTccacgagcagctcgccgccaCGGGCGACCACGACGCGGAAatacgcgcggcgcgcgatgcgtaCGCACAAGGGCGAAAACAAGTGCCGTCTTCCGTGCCCCTCTGGATTCTCAGCAGCCGCttggaagagcgcgagcaccttgccattcgcgcgcgtgtcaTTATGGAAAAAGCGCGACTTGCACACGAGCACAGCGAAGAGATCTGGGCCGAGGCTGCTGCGATTGAAATGCGTGCAGGCAGTGAGGCGCAGGCCAAAACACTGCTCCACCGCGCATTGCAGACCAACCCAACCTCGGGCTTGTTGTGGAGCGAGCTCATCTGGACCGAGCCGAAAATTACACGCAAAACACgcgctgccgacgcgctgcgccgctcgggcGACAATGCACAGGTGATTTGTACCGTGGCACGCCTCTTTTGGCAGGAAGGCAAGGTTGCCCAAGCTCGCAGCTGGTTCGAAAAGACGGTGCATGCAAACCGCGACTGGGGCGATGGATGGGCGTGGTGGCTGTTATTTGAGGAGGAGCAGGCTGACAATggtgcgcgcgtgcagcagctcctcgatACCATTGCCAAGGTCGAgccgcgccacggcgcagcatggcaaGCCGTCCGAAAAGAGCCTGCCAACACAAGGCTCGATACCAAAGCGATTCTCGCacgcgtcgcgtcgcggctAGCGTCGCAAAACATACCAAAATAA
- the HRQ1 gene encoding ATP-dependent 3'-5' DNA helicase (COG:A; EggNog:ENOG503NUXJ; BUSCO:EOG09260DXP) yields MASACAHEQVAIPPFLAALLKQFKALNTVYTFSSAHRQLEPRFELLRAGVASALSEPLRIVDVAQMKAICPDLIQFGYVLTSTMHNDVEAHRKRKREKDDLYTPVTDTPPYTLLFSFMDRSMSMGKATGKGVVKLGSKPQTKEMFETIQRRNTAFQRAMETMLAACTRSGNDPESVLFESAQSYMPLEPGQEPQDALRKHQRQRLAALMEAHTRPPVREILAQLPSVPWWRDQIVPGGSKTYAAREPVYASPLLRLPAFLREALAVTHGIREMYTHQALAVSAIAHGKHVIVSTGTSSGKSLVYQVPVVRALADDPASTAMCIFPTKALSQDQLQSLQRLLGMCAGLNDVLVAAYDGDTPHDARRHLRDEARVLFTNPDMLHRSILPHEELWRRLFRGLRIVVLDELHVYTGTFGTHVACILRRLRRLCAALGNHDVQFVSCSATIANPEAHFAKLLALDTATIQVVSEDGSPCGQKEWILWNPPLVDDGSEEKVRVSAYTQVSQLLRYLMLHGLRTIVFAKVRRTCEIILRQVREDLARDGHSEMTERVLGYRSGYAPSDRRRIEREMFSGRILGLVATSALELGVDIGSLDAVIMFGMPYSHASMWQQAGRAGRRQKDSLVVLLGEPFSVDQHYMRNPASVFALAHAPLHVDVANELILAPHLQCAALEVPLRVADDALYFGPRLAQLCAQHLERDTAGFYHYTEGRGAQPAHAISIRGAHQDTYRYVDASTGTVLEEVETERVMFEAYQGAVFMHQGVAYLCKEVHHAMRVAVMLRADVRYHTRPRDYTDVDAEEIWRIRSLRHSDVHAFFGRVAITTCVWGYYKVDRHANILDVVEVDGLPLVRGTRGVWIDVPWSLVVAIAAHGVNASAAIHAAEHAVLSLTPLFVASAAEDVRTECTIAKRELSNGRPSRRKRPSRLIFYDKPGFDGGVCAQVFQHLDALLAVALDVIENCPCVDGCPGCIESLACVHEESVSSKLGAQAVLRGLLNRPVFDENEPRRHDRGHAHRFLTPQDSLTHTLCSAPSVPLRDGEPIEVEEMVERNAGAAQKHLDMSLGTPPEEEV; encoded by the exons ATGGccagcgcctgtgcgcacgAGCAGGTGGCAATACCGCCATTTTTAGCGGCGCTGCTTAAGCAGTTCAAGGCGCTGAATACAGTGTACACATTTAGCTCGGCACATCGGCAGCTGGAGCCGCGTTttgagctgctgcgcgcgggTGTGGCATCTGCACTGAGCGA GCCGTTGCGTATTGTGGACGTTGCACAGATGAAGGCAATATGCCCCGACTTGATCCAGTTTGGCTACGTACTTACGTCGACTATGCACAACGACGTGGAGGCACACAGGAAGCGAAAGCGCGAGAAGGACGATCTGTATACCCCCGTGACGGATACGCCGCCATACACACTTCTCTTTTCGTTTATGGACCGTTCGATGAGCATGGGCAAGGCTACCGGGAAGGGGGTGGTAAAGCTCGGGTCCAAGCCACAGACAAAAGAAATGTTCGAGAcgatccagcggcgcaacacTGCATTTcagcgcgcgatggaaACCATGCTtgctgcatgcacgcgATCTGGAAATGACCCGGAATCGGTGCTTTTTGAGTCTGCACAGAGCTATATGCCGCTTGAGCCGGGGCAGGAACCACaggacgcgctgcgcaagcaccagcgccagcgccttGCTGCCCTGATGGAAGCGCACACGAGGCCTCCGGTGCGCGAGATACTAGCGCAGCTGCCCAGCGTGCCGTGGTGGCGCGACCAGATTGTGCCGGGGGGGAGTAAGacgtacgcggcgcgcgagccgGTTTACGCGTCGCCGCTCCTACGTCTTCCTGCGTTTCTAcgcgaagcgctcgcaGTCACGCACGGAATTCGCGAAATGTACACGCACCAGGCGCTCGCTGTGAGTGCCATTGCACACGGAAAACATGTGATTGTATCGACCGGGACGAGCTCGGGCAAGTCGCTGGTGTACCAAGTCCCGGTTGTGCGCGCACTCGCCGACGACCCCGCATCGACGGCAATGTGCATCTTCCCGACCAAGGCGCTTTCACAGGACCAGCTCCAGTccctgcagcgcttgtTGGGCATGTGTGCTGGACTGAACGACGTGCTTGTTGCTGCGTACGACGGAGACACGccgcacgatgcgcgccggcacttgcgcgacgaggcgcgtgTGCTGTTTACAAACCCCGACATGCTCCACCGGTCCATCCTTCCGCACGAGGAGCTCTGGCGCAGGCTCTTTCGTGGCCTGCGCATCGTGGTTCTTGATGAGCTGCACGTGTATACCGGCACATTTGGTACGCATGTCGCATGCATCCTACGTAGGCTGCGCCGATTGTGTGCGGCGTTGGGAAATCACGACGTACAGTTTGTGAGCTGCAGTGCTACGATTGCAAACCCCGAGGCACACTTTGCAAagcttcttgcgctggacacTGCAACGATACAAGTCGTGTCCGAGGACGGGTCTCCGTGCGGACAAAAAGAATGGATCCTATGGAATCCACCCCTTGTGGACGACGGCAGCGAGGAAAAGGTGAGGGTGAGTGCGTACACGCAAGTgtcgcagctgctgcgATACTTGATGCTGCATGGCCTGCGCACGATTGTATTTGCCAAGGTCCGGCGGACGTGCGAGATTATTCtgcgccaagtgcgcgaGGATCTGGCGCGCGATGGGCACAGCGAGATGACGGAACGTGTGCTTGGCTATCGCTCGGGCTATGCGCCGTCGGACCGACGCAggatcgagcgcgagatgtTTTCTGGGCGCATTctcggcctcgtcgcgACCTCGGCGTTGGAGCTGGGCGTGGATATAGGCAGCCTAGACGCGGTGATTATGTTTGGCATGCCATACTCGCATGCAAGCATGTGGCAGCAAGCAGGCCGTGCTGGCCGGCGCCAAAAAGATTCTCTCGTCGTGCTTCTCGGCGAGCCATTCTCCGTGGACCAGCACTATATGCGCAATCCAGCGTCTGTATTTGCACTagcacacgcgccgctgcatgtcGACGTTGCCAACGAACTGATCCTTGCTCCGCACTTGCAGTGCGCGGCACTCGaagtgccgctgcgcgttGCAGACGACGCGCTTTATTTTGGgccgcgcctcgcgcagctctgcGCACAGCATCTCGAGCGCGATACAGCGGGCTTTTACCACTACACAGAagggcgcggcgcacagcccGCGCACGCTATTTCCATCCGTGGCGCGCATCAGGACACGTACCGCTACGTGGATGCGTCTACAGGCACCGTCCTGGAAGAGGTCGAGACCGAGCGCGTGATGTTTGAGGCGTACCAAGGCGCCGTATTCATGCATCAAGGCGTGGCGTACCTATGCAAAGAAGTGCACCACGCTATGCGCGTTGCCGTCATGCTACGTGCCGATGTGCGCTACCATACGCGCCCGCGCGATTACACGGACGTGGACGCGGAGGAAATCTGGCGCATCCGCTCGTTGCGACACTCGGACGTGCACGCATTTTtcgggcgcgtcgcgatTACGACGTGTGTATGGGGCTACTACAAGGTGGACCGACACGCGAATATCCTGGATGTCGTAGAGGTGGATGGGCTGCcgctcgtgcgcggcacacgaGGCGTGTGGATCGATGTGCCGTGGAGTTTGGTCGTGGCGAttgccgcgcacggcgtcAATGCCAGTGCCGCGATCCATGCCGCAGAGCACGCCGTGCTGAGCCTCACGCCGCTCTTTgtcgcgagcgccgcagagGATGTGCGCACGGAATGCACCAttgcaaagcgcgagcTATCCAATGGACGCCCTAGCCGGCGCAAACGCCCTTCGCGTCTAATCTTTTACGACAAGCCGGGCTTTGACGGGGGTGTGTGTGCACAGGTGTTCCAGCAcctcgatgcgctcttgGCGGTGGCCCTCGACGTGATTGAGAACTGCCCGTGTGTGGATGGGTGCCCGGGATGTATCGAGTCGCTTGCATGCGTGCACGAAGAGTCGGTATCGTCcaaactcggcgcgcaggccgtgctgcgcgggCTCTTGAACAGGCCCGTGTTTGACGAAAATGAGCCGCGCAGGCACGATCGTGGGCATGCACACCGGTTCTTGACGCCACAGGATTCGCTTACGCATACCTTGTGCTCTGCGCCGAGCGTCCctctgcgcgacggcgaaCCGATCGAGGTCGAGGAGATGGtcgagcgcaatgcaggggcggcgcaaaagcaccTAGACATGTCGCTGGGGACACCTCCGGAGGAAGAGGTATAG
- a CDS encoding uncharacterized protein (TransMembrane:1 (o12-33i)): MPPARRERSALHVQGALAVAAVAIVGGLVWRWLSSREGQPRSAARQARRNPSLSVSFPMDAALVRALETDPALKASVELLFHTLAPLYTAYALFAAPTGHTLPLENVDALHILPYSTAEGRAMLARALQCQAHLELVFVCLDGDIQLGDGPAELHAYLGRLEQLARAVDSLHVALVPGPVPGANMRASAFVQAWEAHAVSKQANTALLRCATWDDLAAEMAAQRAAWG, encoded by the coding sequence ATGCccccagcgcgacgcgagcgcagtgcattgcacgtgcaaggcgcgctggccGTAGCCGCGGTCGCCATTGTAGGCGGGCTTGTTTGGCGGTGGCTCAGCAGCAGAGAGGGCCAGCcgcggagcgctgcgcgacaagcgcgcaGAAACCCGTCGCTGAGTGTATCGTTTCCCatggacgccgcgcttgtgcgcgcactgGAGACGGACCCTGCGTTGAAAGCATCTGTCGAGCTGCTTTTCCATACACTTGCGCCACTGTACACTGCGTACGCActttttgccgcgcctACAGGGCACACATTGCCGCTCGAGAATGtagatgcgctgcacatcctGCCGTACTCTACCGCGGAAGGacgcgcgatgcttgcaCGGGCTTTGCAGTGCCAAGCACACCTGGAGCTTGTTTTTGTGTGTTTGGACGGGGATATTCAGCTTGGAGACGGCCCCGCAGAGCTGCACGCCTACCTTGGACGcctggagcagctcgcacgcgccgtcgatTCGCTCCACgttgcgcttgtgccggGGCCGGTTCCTGGAGCGAACATGCGCGCTTCGGCGTTCGTGCAAGCATGGGAGGCACACGCTGTGTCCAAGCAGGCAAATACCGCCCTGTTGCGCTGTGCTACGTGGGATGACCTGGCTGCAGAgatggcggcgcagcgcgcggcgtggggCTAG
- a CDS encoding malate dehydrogenase (oxaloacetate-decarboxylating) (NADP(+)) (COG:C; EggNog:ENOG503NWPS) — protein MLTTPYSSQTAREAKTDAVHYSLLQHEYGGAACLRDSYTNKGTSFTERERDEIGLRGLLPPTFQSLDQQLARTKQQMKMTTTPFEKHIALSNLRQRNERLFYYYVLNNLRETLPLVYTPVVGEACQNFSRIFRRAEGLNISLLDKGRVKECVSNWPRPADMPRVAVVTDGSRILGLGDLGWNGLGICIGKLSLYVAGAGIDPESTVPIVIDTGTNNEELLDDPLYLGLRRKRATSSEVIALVDEVMEALNSKYPNLIVQFEDWSTDHAFLFLERYQHKYPMFNDDIQGTGAVILGGFINAARLGSSASGRALEDQRILFVGAGSAAIGVAKQLMSFFTLHGIPDDEARKRIWTTDSRGLVTKSRGDKLAAHKEFFARDDNGDFESSDLLEIVNHVKPTALVGLCTVPSTFDERVLRRMAELNKRPIVCPLSNPTANAECTFQEALDWTNGSVIFAAGSPFDDIEFQGKLRVADQGNNFYIFPGIGLAGALSKAKHLTDNVIREAAMALADSMTQPEKDEGRIYPILERTREVSAYIAARCIRVIDKEGFARGDIPFAKMDDDELLAWIKEHMWYPSYDN, from the exons ATGCTTACTACACCGTATTCTTCACAGactgcgcgcgaagcgaaAACCGACGCCGTCCATTATTctttgctgcagcacgagTACGGTGGTGCTGCTTGCCTGCGTGACTCGTATACAAATAAAG GTACCTCATTTACCGAGAGGGAGCGCGATGAAATCGGCCTCCGCGGCCTTCTTCCCCCGACATTCCAAAGCCTCGATCAGCAACTGGCGCGCACGAAACAGCAGATGAAGATGACAACGACGCCGTTTGAAAAGCATATTGCACTGAGCAATTTGCGTCAACGCAACGAGCGCCTATTCTACTACTACGTCCTCAACAACCTACGCGAAACACTTCCCCTCGTCTACACGCCGGTCGTCGGCGAAGCATGCCAGAATTTCTCCCGGATcttccgccgcgccgagggCCTCAACATTTCTCTTCTGGACAAGGGCCGCGTAAAGGAGTGTGTTTCCAACTGGCCGCGCCCGGCAGATatgccgcgcgtcgctgtggtGACTGACGGCTCGCGCAtcctcggcctcggcgaTCTCGGCTGGAACGGTCTTGGCATTTGCATTGGCAAGCTTTCCCTGTACGTTGCGGGTGCAGGCATCGACCCCGAGTCGACCGTGCCGATTGTGATCGACACCGGCACGAACAATGAGGAGCTCCTCGATGACCCGCTGTACCTcggcctgcggcgcaagcgcgcgacgagcagcgaggtgattgcgcttgtcgaCGAAGTGATGGAGGCGCTCAACTCCAAGTACCCCAACCTCATCGTCCAGTTTGAGGACTGGAGCACGGACCACGCATTCTTGTTCCTGGAGCGTTACCAGCACAAGTACCCGATGTTCAATGATGATATCCAGGGCACCGGCGCCGTCATTCTCGGTGGATTCAtcaacgctgcgcgcttAGGCTCCAGTGCTTCTGGACGCGCGCTAGAGGACCAGCGCATTTTGTTTGTCGGCGCTGGCTCGGCTGCGATCGGTGTTGCGAAGCAGCTCATGTCTTTCTTTACGCTGCATGGCATTCCagacgacgaggcgcgtaAGCGCATCTGGACAACCGACAGCAGGGGACTGGTGACCAAGAGTCGTGGGGACAaactcgcggcgcacaaggaattctttgcgcgcgacgacaATGGCGACTTTGAATCGTCGGACTTGCTTGAAATTGTCAACCACGTGAAGCCCACCGCGCTCGTTGGTCTCTGTACCGTGCCCAGCACCTTTGACGAACGggttttgcgccgcatggccGAGCTGAACAAGCGGCCGATTGTGTGCCCGCTGAGCAATCCCACCGCCAACGCCGAGTGCACCTTCCAGGAAGCGCTCGACTGGACAAACGGCAGTGTCATTTTCGCCGCCGGCTCGCCGTTCGATGATATTGAATTCCAGGGCAAGCTACGCGTTGCAGACCAGGGAAACAATTTCTACATCTTCCCGGGCATCGGCCTtgccggcgcgctttcCAAGGCCAAGCACCTGACGGACAATGTCATCCGCGAAgccgccatggcgctcgccgaCTCCATGACGCAGCCGGAGAAGGACGAGGGCCGTATCTACCCGATCCTCGaacgcacgcgcgaagTGTCTGCCTacatcgcagcgcgctgcatccgtGTCATTGACAAGGAAGGCTTCGCTCGTGGCGACATTCCGTTTGCCAAgatggacgacgacgaacTGCTCGCCTGGATCAAAGAGCACATGTGGTACCCTTCGTATGATAACTAG
- the MDH1 gene encoding malate dehydrogenase (COG:C; EggNog:ENOG503NWAG): MFARTALRTTLAASAPASARSFSQSAAVSKTVAVLGASGGIGQPLSLLLKLNRDVTDLRLYDVRLAQGVAADVSHINTPAKCTGYAQEDLEKALQGTDVIVIPAGVPRKPGMTRDDLFNTNASIVRDLAKAAAKVSPKAHMLIICNPVNSTVPIVAEVFKKAGVYDPKRLFGVTTLDVTRASTFLSEIAGSDPADTNVPVIGGHSGVTIVPLLSQAKQSDAVKSEQYEKLVHRIQFGGDEVVKAKDGAGSATLSMAYAAAVFTKSLLKALNGEKGITECTFVESPLFKDQASFFASPIELGPNGVENIPALPKFTAEEQKLLEACLPDLRKNIEKGVSWVSENP, translated from the exons ATGTTCGCCCGTACTGCTCTGCGTACTACCCTCGCTGCTAGCGCCCCTGCCTCTGCACGCTCCTTCTCCCAGAGTGCTGCCGTGTCCAAGACTGTTGctgtgctcggcgcgtctGGTGGTATTGGCCAGCCG CTTTCTCTGCTCCTGAAGCTCAACAGGGACGTGACCGATCTGCGTCTTTACGACGTGCGTCTTGCACAGGGTGTTGCTGCTGATGTGTCGCACATCAACACGCCTGCCAAGTGCACTGGCTACGCGCAGGAGGACCTCGAGAAGGCGCTCCAAGGCACGGATGTCATTGTCATCCCCGCTGGTGTGCCCCGCAAGCCGGGCATGACCCGCGACGACCTGTTCAAC ACAAACGCCTCCATTGTGCGTGACCTAGCCAAGGCTGCGGCCAAGGTGTCGCCCAAGGCTCACATGCTCATTATTTGCAACCCGGTCAACTCCACCGTTCCGATCGTTGCCGAGGTGTTTAAGAAGGCCGGCGTGTACGACCCCAAGCGCCTCTTCGGTGTTACTACTCTTGACGTGACCCGCGCATCGACGTTCCTGTCTGAGATTGCCGGCTCTGATCCTGCTGACACCAACGTGCCCGTCATTGGCGGTCACTCTGGTGTGACGATCGTTCCTCTGCTGTCCCAGGCCAAGCAGTCGGATGCCGTCAAGTCTGAGCAGTACGAGAAACTTGTCCACCGTATTCAGTTCGGCGGTGACGAGGTCGTCAAGGCCAAGGACGGTGCAGGCTCTGCCACCCTTTCCATGGCGTACGCTGCCGCCGTCTTCACCAAGAGCCTGCTCAAGGCGCTCAACGGTGAGAAGGGTATTACTGAGTGCACGTTTGTCGAGAGCCCTCTCTTCAAGGACCAAGCGTCCTTCTTTGCGAGCCCTATTGAGCTTGGCCCCAACGGTGTCGAGAACATCCCTGCGCTGCCCAAGTTCACTGCCGAGGAGCAGAAGCTCCTCGAGGCTTGCTTGCCTGATTTGAGGAAGAACATCGAGAAGGGTGTTAGCTGGGTCAGCGAGAACCCCTAA
- a CDS encoding uncharacterized protein (EggNog:ENOG503NWFB; COG:S): MALSKLRVGYVPEHFAAPLLQLADTPWGKTHVELIEQPSGTGQMLTSLDAAAPGGQKIDVAVALTEALIAGVAKGRSDYQLVGTYVRSSLNWAIIAGTERGADRYQSVPDLRDAKVGVSRLGSGSHIMASVLALEQGWVGPDGKVAKQEFVVNNDFKTLRDGVNQVPGHETGFFMWEWFTTKPYRDTGEIRFLGSIPTPWSSWAIAASKHTATVPENAGVLKAFLDHLDASIRAFANPSTRADHSLHKFIQSVHQYKPEDVEAWAEKVRWAGEETPDPEGIRPLDPKANAVNAHSVSGAMILNTLRILEEAGVLQRPANGWSPASFVDTSVAQLL, translated from the coding sequence ATGGCCTTGTCCAAGCTCCGCGTTGGCTACGTTCCAGAGCattttgctgcgccgctcttgcagctTGCAGATACGCCATGGGGGAAGACGCATGTTGAACTTATTGAGCAGCCGTCCGGTACGGGTCAAATGCTTACATCCCtggacgccgccgcgccgggTGGTCAAAAAATCGATGTGGCCGTCGCGCTTACCGAGGCGCTGATCGCGGGAGTTGCGAAAGGACGCAGTGACTACCAGTTGGTTGGTACCTATGTGCGAAGCAGTCTGAACTGGGCCATCATCGCGGGAACGGAGCGCGGGGCAGACCGCTACCAAAGTGTGCCCGACTTGCGTGACGCAAAGGTGGGTGTCAGTCGCCTCGGCAGCGGTTCGCACATTATGGCGAGCGTACTAGCACTGGAACAGGGATGGGTCGGTCCTGACGGCAAGGTCGCGAAGCAAGAGTTTGTAGTGAACAATGATTtcaagacgctgcgcgacggtgTAAATCAAGTACCAGGCCACGAAACGGGCTTTTTTATGTGGGAATGGTTCACTACGAAACCGTATCGGGACACGGGCGAAATCCGATTCCTTGGCTCGATTCCTACGCCGTGGTCGTCCTGGGCGATCGCAGCGAGCAAACATACGGCAACCGTGCCGGAGAATGCAGGCGTACTAAAAGCGTTTCTCGACCATCTCGACGCATCGATCCGCGCATTTGCCAACCCATCGACCCGCGCTGACCACTCTTTGCACAAATTTATTCAGTCCGTGCACCAGTACAAGCCTGAGGATGTGGAAGCGTGGGCCGAAAAGGTGCGCTGGGCCGGCGAGGAGACGCCCGATCCGGAAGGCATCAGGCCGCTGGATCCCAAGGCGAATGCGGTGAATGCACACTCTGTCTCTGGCGCAATGATCCTCAATACATTGCGCATTCTCGAGGAGGCgggcgtgctgcagcgccctGCCAACGGATGGTCGCCGGCGTCGTTTGTCGACACCAGCGTTGCTCAGCTGCTCTAG